The Niabella beijingensis genomic interval ACAGGTAGAATTTCTCAACGCGGCAGCCGAACCATTTGGCAGTGATAAAATGCCCGAATTCGTGTAAAGCAATCAGGATGGAGAAGGATAAAATAAACTGACCTACATTAGCGCCAAAGGCCGACCAGTTAAAAGCTAATAAAACCATGTATTATTAATAAGATATATAATTTTTATTCCGGGTGCAAAGATAGGGTGATAAAAATTCTAAACTTCAACTATCAAATCCCAAATATCCGGTTCCCGTAACAATTAACAACTGCTTATAACCGGATGATATCCGCCGCCAGTGTACGTGCCTCCGCATCGCTGTCTAAATAATCGGTCAGGGACGGTTTTTTCACATGGGTGACCTGCTGCATTACCTTTTCGATCACATCGGTCATTTCGAGGAAACCGATCCGGTTTTTCAAAAAGGCGTATACGGCGATCTCATTGGCGGCATTCATCACACAGGGAAGGTTGCCGCCGGTTTCCAGCGCTTCCATGGCCAGGGCCAGGTTGCGGAATGTTTTCAGATCCGGTTCTTCAAACGTAAACGTGTTCATCCGTTTGAAATCAAAACGGGGGTGGTCATTGAGGATCCGCGACGGGAACCCCATGGCATACTGGATCGGCAGCCGCATATCCGGCAATCCGACCTGCGCCTTGATGCTGCCGTCTTCAAACTGTACCATGCTGTGGATAGCGCTTTGGGGATGAATCAGCACATCGATCTGATCGGGCTTGAGGTTGAAAAGCCATTTGGCTTCGATCATTTCCAGCCCTTTATTCATCAGGGTGGCAGAATCTATGGAGATCTTTGCCCCCATTTCCCAGTTGGGATGCTGAAGGGCATGTTCTCTTTTTACATTTACCAGGTAATTGGGTTTGCGCCCGATAAAGGGACCACCCGATGCGGTAAGGTATACTTTTTCGATCTTGTTACGCGTTTCCCCGATCAGGCATTGAAAGATGGCAGAGTGTTCGGAGTCCACAGGTATGATGGGTACCCGTTTTTCCACCGCCATATTCATTACGATATCACCGGCAACCACCAGGGTTTCCTTATTGGCCAGGGCGACGGCCTTCCCGTTCTCAATCGCTTTTATAGTAGGTTTGAACCCCGCAAATCCCACGATTGCTGCCAGCATCAGATCATATACATCCATAGCGGCCACTTCTTCCAGTGCGTCCTCTCCTGCAAACACTTTAATATCCGTTTTGCCAAGTGCATCTTTTACCGCTCCGTACCGGCTCTCATCGCCTATTACCACAATATTGGGATTACAGGCAAGGGCCTGCTCGACCAGCAGCTGATCATTTGAAAAAGCCGTTAATACTTCTACCGAAAATTTATCCGGGTTCTTTTCTATTACATCCAGGGCTTGCTTTCCGATAGAACCGGTAGAGCCAAAAATGGCTATTCGTTTTATCATACGTTCGTCTCCTATTTGCGTTTCTAGTGTTTCTGACTTAAAGCGGCTAAGATAGGGGCTGTTTCAGGAATAAAAAAATGCTTAATTCCTGATCCATTGCGACAGTCCTTCCGCAATTTTACGGTCATTGCTAAGGCGGGGTACTTTGTTTTGTCCGCCCAGCTTGCCGACCGACCGCATGTAATCGATGAACCCGTTTTTCCGGACCGGTGTAATGATCAGGTGTTGTAAAATATTGCCCGAGATAAGGTCATCATAATACGAATTCTTTTCTCTCAGATAGGTGTCTACTTTCTGAGAAAAGCCGGGCATATCCTCCGGTTCATTCTCAAATTCGATGAACCACTGGTGATAGGATTTTCCGGCATCGGCGCTTACATAAGGCGCAACCGTAAATTCCGTAATGTGTACATTATGCTCTTTGGCCGCCCTTAAAAGGCTGTATTCCACTTCTTCACCGATCACATGCTCCCCGAACGCGGAAATAAAATGTTTGGTGCGCCCGGTAACCACCAGCCGGTACGGATCCAGGGATACAAATTTCACCATGTCGCCGATATCATATCCCCACAAACCCGCATTGCTGTTGATGATCAATGCATAATTAACCCCCGTCTCCACTTCCCCCAGCGACAGGCGTCTCGGGTTTTCCTTTCCGATCTCATCCGCGGGAATGAACTCAAAAAAGATGCCGCTATTGGTATTGAGCAGCAACCCCGGCTCCGTTTGCGTATCCTGGAAGGCGAAGAAGCCTTCTGAAGCGGGAAAGGTTTCAATACCGTCCACTTTTCGGCCAATGCTTTGAAGCAGTTTCGCCTGGTAAGGTTCAAAATTCACGCCTCCGTAAACCATAACAGAAAAATTCGGGAACAACTCGCCCACGGGTTTGCCGGAGCGCTTTATCAGTTCATCAAAATACATCTGTACCCATGGCGGAATACCGCTGATCAGGGTCATGTTCTGATGGATGGTCTCTTCCACGATCTTGCCCAGCTTGGTCTCCCAGTCTTCGATACAGTTGGTTTCATACTCCGGCAGCTGATTCTTACGCAGGTAACGGGGCACATGATGGTTCACAATGCCACTGAGGCGCCCGGTGGGGACACCTCCCACCCGCTCCAGTTCCGGTGAACCGCTCAGAAAGATCAGTTTTCCATCTGCAAAGCCTGTATTCCCTGTTTCTGCCATATAGCACAAAAGGGCGTTCCGCGCGCCGTTTATATGATTACTGATCGATTCCTTGGAGATCGGGATGTATTTGGTACCACTTACCGTACCGGATGTTTTGGCAAAATACAGGGGCTGCCCCTTCCAGAGCACATTGTGCTTGCCTGCTTTCACTTCTTCGATATACGATTTGAGCTGTTCGTAGTTCCGGACCGGGACCGCTTGCCTAAACTGCTTGTAATCATTTAGTTCCGAAAAATTATGATCCTTTCCGAACTGGGTGAGCCGCGCCGTCTTAATCAGGTATTTGAGAATATTTTCCTGATCCTCAACCGCCGTATGCATTCCTTTTTTTATATTTTTGGAAACAATCGATGCAAAGGGCTTGGCCAGGAACGATTTGAATTTCATTGCATTAATCCATTTTTTCGATGCTGCCGGGATACCGGAAGTACAAATATAATGTTTGTTGACAGAGAAGGAATAGATCCGGTAATATATATTTGGCCGATCTGTTTGTAAAATTAAAAAATCTTCCTACCTTTGCCGTCCTAATTTTTAGACAATGATAGCAATTATTAAGGTGGCCGGTCAACAGTTCAAGGTTGAAAAAGATCAAACCCTGTTTGTGCCACATATTGAAGGCAAATCCGGTGATGCGGTAAACCTTGAGGTTTTACTGGCCCACATCGATGGAAAGTTATCTGTTGGCGGTGACGTTGCCACAAAAGTAAGCGCAGAAATCGTAGACCACGTTAAAGGGGATACAGTGATCGCTTACAAAACAAAAAGAAGAAAAGGCTTTCATAAAAAGAAAGGTCACCGTACTGCTTACACAAAAATCAAAGTAACAGGCATCGCTTAATAAGCATGTTAATACTTGAGAAGTAAACCGGCTGATGTATTATCATCCTGTTTACTTTTTAATACTGTATCAACTATTAAACTCATAAAAAATGGCACATAAGAAAGGAGAAGGTAGCGTTAAAAACGGCCGCGATTCAGAAAGCAAGCGTCTTGGAGTAAAGATCTTCGGGGGCCAGCCTGCTATTGCCGGTAATGTTATCATTCGTCAACGCGGCACTGTTTACCATCCCGGTAAAAATGTTGGCGTTGGAAAAGACTTCACGCTGTTTGCACTGTCTGATGGTGTTGTAGAATTCAAGAAAGGAAGAAAGAACAGAACATTTGTATCTGTAAACGAAGCCCAGGCATAATGCTTTTTTGCTGTGACTGAATAAATTGTGGAAAAAAAATTTGGCGGCATTAAATAATTGTATAATTTTACCGCCGATAATCCATTATTTACTAATCATTAAATTCAAAAAAAATGGCAGTTAAAAAAGCAGCAGCAAAAAAAGCAGCTCCTAAGAAAGCAGCAGCAAAAAAAGCAGCTCCTAAAAAAGCAGCAGCAAAGAAAGCAGCTCCTAAAAAAGCAGCAGCAAAAAAAGCAGCTCCTAAAAAAGCAGCAGCAAAGAAAGCGGCTCCTAAAAAAGCAGCAGCAAAAAAAGCGGCTCCTAAGAAAGCAGCAGCAAAGAAAAAATAAGAATTTTCTGAAAAGAATTCGAAAGCCTTCCCCAGTGGAAGGCTTTTTTTATTGCCGCCTCTTTCCTACTTTGCAGTTATGAACAACAGTACCATTGCCGATCATTTCACCTTGCTTTCCAAATTAATGGATATCAACGGAGAAAATGCGTTCAAAGCCAAAACCTACTCCATTGCTGCCTTTCATATCGAACGGCTGGAAGAGCAGCTGACAGATATCGACCGGGCTTCTTACAGCTCGATCAAAGGCCTGGGAGCATCTGTAGCCGGAAAGATCATTGAACTGATCGATACGGGCAAAATGACGGCACTGGAGGAAATGCTTGCAGCCACACCAGCCGGTATTGCAGAAATGCTGGAACTAAAAGGTCTCGGCCCCAAAAAGATCCACATCATCTGGAAAGAGATGGGCATTGCTTCTGTGGGTGAACTGGAATATGCCTGTAATGAGAACCGGCTGACACGTTATAAAGGTTTTGGGGAAAAGACACAGGTAAAGATCCTGGAATCGATTCAGTTCTACAATCAGAATAAGGGACATTTCCTTTATTCCCAGGTTTATGAGATCTTTCCTTCGGTCCTGGCCTATCTTGAAGCTGGTTTTGGGAAAGGAACCGTGTGGAACACCGGTAATTATTACCGTCAGCTGCCCACATTATACGAACTCGAATTTATCATTGCGGAAAAACCGGAGCTCATCAAACAAAAATTCCAGACCGCCTACCCCCCGGAATTGCTGGAAGAAACAGAAAACAGCATCCTCTACAAACTTAATAACGGACTGCGGCTGCGGATCTATCCGCTTCAGGAAAAGATCCCCCAGTTCCTGCTTAAGACCTCATCTTCCCCGGAATTCCTGGAAACTTTTTGCAACCGGTTCTATCCGGGAACGTTCGAAGATACCGTCTTCGACAGTGAGACTGCTGTTTTTGAAAATGCAAACCTCCCTTATATCCCGGCCTGCCTGCGGGAATCCGCCACCATTATTGACCGGGCTGAAAAGAATGCATTGCCGCAACTGATCCAGCTGAACGATATAAAAGGCATTATTCATAACCACAGTACCTGGTCGGACGGGCTTTATACGCTTGAAGAAATGGCCCGTGCCCTGATGGAAAAAAAGATGGAATACCTGGTGATCTCCGATCACTCTAAATCCGCAGCCTATGCCAACGGACTTACAGAAGACCGTATCCAGCAGCAACAACAGGCCATTGATGCTCTAAACAAAAAACTGGCCCCCTTCAGGATCTATAAAAGTATCGAATGCGATATTCTCGGCGATGGCAGCCTGGATTACAGCAACGAGGTGCTGGCAACATTTGACCTGGTGATCGCATCCGTACACAGCAACCTGTATATGAATGAAACAAAGGCCATGGAGCGCCTGATGAAGGCAATTGAGAACCCGTATACCACCATCCTGGGACACCTTACCGGCCGGCTGCTCCTCAGTCGTAACGGCTACCCCATCAACCATAGAAAGATCATTGATGCCTGCGTAGCCAACCAGGTGGTTATCGAAATCAATGCCAACCCGCACCGGCTTGACCTGGACTGGAGCTGGATCGAATATGCGATGAATAAGGGCGCCCTACTATCCATTAATCCGGATGCGCACACGATTGAAGGTTTTGACGATATCCGTTTCGGGGTCATTGCCGCACAAAAAGGCGGGCTTACAGCTGCGTACAATCTAAGCAGTTTTTCACTGGAACAATTTGAGTCCTTCACCACCCGCAGAAAGGCAACGATAACGAGTTGAGCGGTCAGCTGTGAGCCATCAGATCTGAGACCTGAGAGCTGAAATGTGCAATCTGTGCCGAAACTGACCGCCGATAGCTGAAGGCTGATCACTGGTTGCTGATAGCAGAAGGCTCACAGCTCCCCTGCCACCGGAAATCTTACAAAGAACGTTGTTCCCACGCCCGGTTCGGTTTCAAACCAGATCGTTCCGTTGGCTTTTTCAACAATCCCTTTGCACATGGCCAGTCCCAGACCGGTTCCGGAGCTTTTTGTAGTAAAATTGGGAGTGAAGATCTTACCTTTCATCGCATCGCTGATCCCGGATCCGTTATCCGCAATGCTGATCACAACAGCACCTCCGGCCATTGCTTCTTCTACGGTGATGACCGCCTCCGGGTTCTTTTCACAGGCATCAATGGCATTTACAAACAGGTTTGTAAACAGCCGGTTCATTTGTGTTCGATCGGCCTTTACCATAATAGCTTCCGGTATTTTCTTCCATTTAAAGGCCACCTTCGGGTTTTTGCTGTAAATATGTTCCAGCGGCTCTAATACCTCATGCAGATCAAACACTTCTTCTTTTATGTGATTGATATTGGCAAATTGCGAAAAATCAGCAGCGATCTTCGAAAGATAATCGATCTGCTCCACAAGCGTTTTTGCCACATTTGATGTGAGCTGCTGCACATTGGCACTGTTTTCAGCGATCGCTTTCTGCAGATACTGAAGACTCAGTTTCATTGGGGTAAGCGGGTTCTTGATCTCATGCGCCACCTGCCTTGCCATTTCCCTCCACGCTTCTTCCCGCTCCGATTTTGCCAGCAGATCGGCGCTTTCTTTTAACTGGGATACCATCTTATTGTATTCCTTCACCAGCTGTCCGATCTCATCATTGCGTTCCCATACGATCTCCTCGTTAACCCTCGACAGACTCACCTGTTTCATTTTATTACTGATCACCGTAAAGGATCCTGTGATCCGGTTGGTGATCAGCAGGGCCAGTAACCCCGTCAATAAAAATATAAATGCATAAAGATTGATGAGTGTGATAAGGAAAGTGGATATCTCCTGGTTCAGCTCCTGCTGTGAGGTAAAATAAGGAATGCTGAGATAGGCATAAGGCTGCGCGCCATTAGCCCCCACCGGTGCATAAATGGTATTGTAAGCAAGCTCGGACACCTGCTCCTTCTGTATATACTGGGCACGTCGCAATCTTAACAGGCTGTAAAAAGCACGGGGCGCCATCCGGGTACTCAGAACACCACGGCTGTATACATCCGGCTGACTGGTGGCCCTGAGCTCTCCGGTAAAGTCATATACATTCACGTCGAGTCCGTGAATATCAGACACCCGTTTTATAACCGTATTCAGCATATTGGCCTGGAACAGATCTTCATTAAAGTGCTCCCTTCTCAATATGATCCGCAGACTATCGTTCGGGTTGTCGTGCAGATTGATCTCATTGAGCATGATATTCATGGTCCTGCTCAGGCGATCATTATTGGATTCCTCAAAACGATTGATAAAAAAGGAAATTGTTGCAGCACCCACTACCACGAAGGCCAGCACATTGATGAGGATAAATGTGCCGTGGATCTGGCTGCGGATGGTTGGAAAGAACGTGGAATTCCGCAGCAGCCGCTTGTTCATGAACGATCCCAGCACGATCATCAGCACATTGATGAGCGCCACCAGGAACAAAAAAGAACAGAAAATATAGGAGAACAAGGTGGTGGCCTCCAGAAACATTTCGCTTTTCCGGACCATGATGATCACCTTTGATGCACTGGCCCGGTACCATACTTCGCTGTACCCCATCCGTTCCCGGACATCCACTTTTTTCTGGGGGAACTGGCTTGGGGTAAGTGTGGTGGTGAACGGGTATTTTTTTGAGGCCGAAGAGGACGTAAGCTGATTGTTGTGATAGATCGCATACTGATATACGGCCGAATTGGAAATTTCCCCCTGCTTGAATTGCTTGAACAACTCCGGTTTGATATTGGCTACTGCAAACTTCCGCGGATTTGAAACAATATAAACAGTTCCGATCAGCCGGCCGGTTTCCGGATGGGTGATCACCCTCCGGGTAATATAGGCAAAGTTGTCGAACTCCTCCGACTCGTAAAAGTACATATCCGGCAATGAGGTGGGCTTCGATTTATTGGCAATGGTGGTATTCAGCGAGGCCACCGTTTGCGGGAACGAATTGTACAGGGAGTTATCCAGGCTGTCGAAAATATACAGGTTGGTAACGTAATTATTAAGATACCCGATGTAATTGCGCTGGCGGATACTATCCCGCAGGTATACATTCTGATCTTCATCATACAACCGGTGAAAATTATTCCGGAAATAATTACTGTCCAGGTATTTATTCGCAATACTGATCAACCGTTCACTTGCAGGGTCGGTTTGGGTCGCCAGCTTCTGGCAATATAAGGTGCGCAGGTTCAGCTCGGCCTTTGTGATCTCCTTCAGCATCAGCAGACAGAGGCTGATGGAAAAAATGAAAATCCACAGCACTGTACCCGAAACGCTGAATTTGATAAACCGGTTAATGCGTGCTTCCTTTGTAAAAATGTACGTGTAAATGAGCAGCCACAGCAACACCGGCATGTAGAAGTTCACATCGGCACCTCTTACAAATCCCGTGATGAACAGCAATCCCAGTACCGACATCCAGAAATAGACCAGCAGGATCCGCTGGCCGAATGCTCCGAGGATATATTTATAGAGCGTTCTGCTCAGGTAATAAAAACCCAGGATAAGACAGGCGAGGATGAGAAACCCTACGATCGTATAAATACTGAGGCTGTCTATATTGGTTACATCAAAAGAGATCCTGGATTTTCCGATAAGCCCCCGGATGACGCTGGTGATGCTGAATGTGGCCGTAATAAGGATCACCAGGCAACTTACCCCCGCTGTCAGTACCGTATTCCGCGCGTACTTTTCCGTGTGAAAAGGGCGGGCTGAAAGACGGTTCCAGACAAACACACAGATCCAGCAGAAGAGCAGGCTGTTGATCAGCAGATCCCCGAATGCCGGCAACAGGAAACCGGATGTATACAGACTCTTGTCGAACAGTTTGAACCCGGAGAAGTCCCAGATACACGTCATTATATAAACACCCACCCGGAAGGCCAGCAAACAGGCCACCAGCAGCCAGATCTGGCGTTTGTAATCAGAGGCGGCAAAGCGTTTGGCCAGTAACAGATACAGGGAAAGGAATAACAGGAACAATCCCGTGATCTTCAGCACTACAGACATTTCGGTGTCTTCATACAGATTATCATTGCCTTTCTGCTCCTGGATCCTGGCAGATTCAACTTCGGATAATTCATTCAGTTGCCGGACAATTTTTGGTTCCTGTTTTTCTTTTAAATAAAAAACCGGACTCCCTCCGATCCCGTTTATTACATAAGGCGTGGCTGTGACGGTAATGTCCATGCGGCGGTCCATCGCCTTGTTGAACGGATAGGAATCCCTCAGATAATCGGTCTCCACAAAAAAAGAGGACTTTATAAGGATCAGGCAGATAGCGGTAAAATCCGGGTGTCCGGGAACCGTTTTCCGGAGCGCGTAATAATATCCGTTGGCCAGCCTTACACCCTGCTCTTCCTTATCGCTGTATACCAGCTCATCCGATGGCACAACGATGCCTGTATTCCAGAAGCGCAGGAACAATTTATCCTGATCGTTCTTGTAGAGGTAAAAATAAAAGTCCTTATCCGGAATGTTATTGAGATCCCGCAATGTTTCTCTTGACTGTGTAAGCCGGTCCATCAATTCCGTCCGCTTCAGCAATTGATCAAACCGGTGCACCCGCGTCCGGATCTCTTTTTCAAAAAGCCGGGTCTGCGCATCCAGGGACGTATCCTTCAGATAGGTGGAGCTTAAAAGGAAGCCGGTAACGAAGATCACCGCAGCGGCTGCCAGCAGCACCAGCTCCCATAAATATTTATTTCTGCTCCTCCGTTTCATTTACGATTCTTCTGTTTTTATCCGGTCCCATATAGCATCCATTTCCTCCAGCGTCATTTCAGACAGCTGCCGGCCCTGCCCGGCCGCCGATTCCTCCATTTTGGTAAACCGGTTAATAAATTTTTTATTCGTGCGTTCCAGGGCCGCCTCGGCATCTATTTTTAAAAACCGGGCATAATTGATCAGCGCAAACAAAAGATCCCCGAATTCTTCTTCCATTTTTTCAGATGATTGCTGCGCCACGGCCTCTTCCAGCTCCGCCGTTTCTTCAGCAACTTTCTTCCATACGTCATCGGCTGTATGCCACTCAAACCCTACCTGCCTGGCTTTTTCCTGCAACCGCATGCCCTTAACAACTGCCGGCAGTGAACGGGGCACGCCGCTCAGCACTGATTTTTTTCCTTCTTTCAGTTTCAGCGCTTCCCAGTTCTGTTTTACATCTTCCTCCGATCTTACTTCTTTCAGTCCCTTCATGCCCTCCTCGGGAGGGTAGATGTGCGGATGTCGCTTTATGAGCTTTTCGGTAATCCCGCTTATGACCTCATTGATGGTGAACTGTCCCTGCTCTCCTGCTATTTTTGAGTAAAAAACAATATGTAGCAGCAGATCGCCCAGTTCTTCTTTTATTGCGCTCCAGTCTTCCTCCAGTATCGCATCCCCCAGCTCATAGGTTTCCTCAATGGTCATCTGCCGCAGGGTCCGGATCGTCTGTTTGCGATCCCACGGGCATTTTTCACGCAACTCATCCATTATTGTCACCAAACCGTTAAAAGCTTCCTGGCTCATACTATTCTGTTTTTTTATCTATCGTTGCTCCGTCCGACAACATAGCGCTGCAAACGGATGTTTTATTTTTTATCCGTATCGGGCTCGGTAAAGCACCGGTTCATAAACAACAGCTGATAATAAATCGCATTTTGCCAGTACGCTCCGTTATGAGCGCCCGGCCGGGTAATATAATCGTGCGGAATATTACGTAACAGCAATTCCTGATGCAGATTCTCGTTCACTTTATAGAAAAAGTCTTCTGTTCCGCAGTCAATAATAATTTTTAATGTGCGGGGTTCAATAAGGTGCAGCATATTGATCACCGTGTTTTTTTCCCAGCGTTCGGGATAGTCCTTGTATTTTCCCAGCCGTTTGGCCATATCCCAGTTATTGGGAAAAGGCCGGATATCCACCCCGCCGCTCATACTTCCTGTGGCGCCAAACACATCCGGATGTTTGATGGCAAGATATAATGCACCGTGTCCACCCATGCTGAGGCCGGCAATGCCCCTTCCTTTTGACGTGGCAATGGTGGCATAATTTTTATCTACCCAGTCTACCAGCTCGTGAGAAACAAAGGTTTCATAGCGAAAAGAAGGATCTGCAGGACTATCCCAATACCAGCTGCCATAGCCGCCATCCGGGCAGACCAGGATCATCTGGTAAAGATCTGCACCATCCAATGCACCCTTTACGCCCGGCCAATAGGCATAGCTGCCGCTGTACCCGTGCAGCAGGTATACCACCGGGTATTTTTTGGTTTTTGTATAGCCATCCGGCAGGATCACCGAGGTTTTGACGGGCTTCTTCATGGAAGGGCTGTACACTTCCAGCGTATCCACTTTTGCCGCCCATACGTTCAGGCTCACAAGCAGCACGAAGCCGGCAACCAAACACCGCTTCATTTTTCCCGTTACATTTATCATAATACTGACGAATTTATATAAAAAATGGTAAGTACTGTCAACAAATCAAAAGGCAGGTGGGATCACCACCTGCCTTATATTTTTTTTTAGTTATTTTAGGATCAGAACCGTTTTTGATTGGCCAGGGCTTCTTTTACCCCCGGATATTCGGTAATGAGTGCCAGCTCATAACCTGTTTTCGCCTTTAACTTTCTTATGAACTCATGCAGCTTCAGCGAATCTGCGGAACTCCTCCACATCTGGTCGTGTGCCAGGATCACCAGGTTATCGGGTTTCAGGGTCTTATTGGATGCAAATAAATGATCTACCTGTGCGATCAGCTGATCCGGGCTTTGCACCGCCTGTGAATTCTTGTGGTTGAACTGCCATTCCAGGTCCCAGCCGATAAGCACGTAGCCGCCTTTTTTCTGCAGCGAGTCAATTACGGATTTGTTCTTTAAAAGATCTGTACGACTGATGCTGTCGATACGCCAGGCATTGCGGCCGGGTGTACGGGCGATCGGCTCCTTCAGCATCATCAGCGCCTGGGCGCGGTTAAAATCAGAAATGACGGAGTCCGGGTTCTTATAAAATCCGGTAAAGCGATTCCTCCAGGCATGGGAATAGCTGTGATTGAACAGTTCAATTCCCGGAAAAATCTGCAACTGCTCCCACATCAGTTTCTGTTCGGGGCTTGCCTTTGTGTGCAACCCGATCAGGAACATGGTAGCCGGCACATTTTCCTCTTTCAGGATGGTCAGCAGGTTGCGGGTACCCAGGTTCGGACCATCATCAAAGGTCATAAAGATCCGTTTCTTTTTTTCCGGTTCTTTTTCCTTTTGCGGATCCTTAAGGTTGATCTCCACAGAATCCGGGATATCAAGATCCGCCCCCAGTTTCTTAGCCCTGGGTTTGGAATCATTACAGGATAAAAGCAGCAGGAAAGCCAGGGAACCCAATAGGTAATTCCATTTCCTCATAAAAGCAGGGTGCTCCTTTGGAGCAGGCCCTTCCATAAGTTGTTTCATATACTTTTTAAATCTAAAAAGATCGTAAAACAAAAGGTGCCAGTGGATAAGGTCAGCCGAGAATTAGAAGCCTCCGGAACACAGCCGGCAGACTTTCCAAATGTGCATTCCATGTTATTTTACAATTCTTATGTAAAACTAATCAAAGCCCCCATGATTTCAAAAAAATCTTCACATGATCCGGATCAAGATATCTGAACCTGTCAGCGGCCAAAAGTGTCGTAATTATCCCGGGCATATTTTTCAAACCGTTGCAGGAGCGCCACATTTTTCTGCTCCACTCCCGTAAGCACCCCGTCAATACTGTTGGTTACCGGCACATACCACTCCACCTGGTCAAAGAACTGCCGCACCCCCTTGTTTCTGAACGAATAGCCATGCCTGGCGAAAATGGTATTCCGGATGATCTCAAGATCCAGTTTTTTCAGGTTTTTGATTTCTTTTTCCGTGAGTTCCTTTACGGATCCGTTTATTTTATAGACCTCCTCCGAGGCCATCCGGTATACTTTGTTGATCGAAGTATCCACCGTTCCGTCCTCGTTGGTGTACAGCTCGGTTTTTGTCCGCCCGTTCTCATAATCCACATAATCCCAATCCTCGGGAAGCATCAGATTGGCATTATAGCGGAAAGGTTTTTTGACCAGCACAAATTCCTTTACGGGATTCCTGACTTCGGTCGCTTTATAAGCCTTCCATTTTCCCTTCAGGGTATCACCGGTGATGGAAAATTCAAACCGTCCGTCGTGCCGGTCGCTGCCGGGCTCATCCATTATGAATGAATATTTATTACCTGTAAGGGTGAGCGTTCCTTTCATCGGGCGGTCGTTTCCCTTTACAACGCTTCTTCCTTCCACCCCATCCTCAGTGATCCGGGTAAGCCGGATATTGATCCGGGCCACATCCTCATAATCCTGCTCGCCCTCAACTACACTGACAAAATCGCCCACCCAGTTTCCATACAGATCCGTATGCAGCTCCGGGGGCAGCTCCTGCGCCGCAGCAACAGGCGCATCGGCCGCGGCCGTTTTCTTTTTAGGCTTACAGGAGAAAAGCAGTACCATGCAGAACAGTGCTGAAAAATAAGCGTATTTCATTTTGATTTGATTTTATAAATAATATATTCTGCAACC includes:
- a CDS encoding sensor histidine kinase, whose protein sequence is MKRRSRNKYLWELVLLAAAAVIFVTGFLLSSTYLKDTSLDAQTRLFEKEIRTRVHRFDQLLKRTELMDRLTQSRETLRDLNNIPDKDFYFYLYKNDQDKLFLRFWNTGIVVPSDELVYSDKEEQGVRLANGYYYALRKTVPGHPDFTAICLILIKSSFFVETDYLRDSYPFNKAMDRRMDITVTATPYVINGIGGSPVFYLKEKQEPKIVRQLNELSEVESARIQEQKGNDNLYEDTEMSVVLKITGLFLLFLSLYLLLAKRFAASDYKRQIWLLVACLLAFRVGVYIMTCIWDFSGFKLFDKSLYTSGFLLPAFGDLLINSLLFCWICVFVWNRLSARPFHTEKYARNTVLTAGVSCLVILITATFSITSVIRGLIGKSRISFDVTNIDSLSIYTIVGFLILACLILGFYYLSRTLYKYILGAFGQRILLVYFWMSVLGLLFITGFVRGADVNFYMPVLLWLLIYTYIFTKEARINRFIKFSVSGTVLWIFIFSISLCLLMLKEITKAELNLRTLYCQKLATQTDPASERLISIANKYLDSNYFRNNFHRLYDEDQNVYLRDSIRQRNYIGYLNNYVTNLYIFDSLDNSLYNSFPQTVASLNTTIANKSKPTSLPDMYFYESEEFDNFAYITRRVITHPETGRLIGTVYIVSNPRKFAVANIKPELFKQFKQGEISNSAVYQYAIYHNNQLTSSSASKKYPFTTTLTPSQFPQKKVDVRERMGYSEVWYRASASKVIIMVRKSEMFLEATTLFSYIFCSFLFLVALINVLMIVLGSFMNKRLLRNSTFFPTIRSQIHGTFILINVLAFVVVGAATISFFINRFEESNNDRLSRTMNIMLNEINLHDNPNDSLRIILRREHFNEDLFQANMLNTVIKRVSDIHGLDVNVYDFTGELRATSQPDVYSRGVLSTRMAPRAFYSLLRLRRAQYIQKEQVSELAYNTIYAPVGANGAQPYAYLSIPYFTSQQELNQEISTFLITLINLYAFIFLLTGLLALLITNRITGSFTVISNKMKQVSLSRVNEEIVWERNDEIGQLVKEYNKMVSQLKESADLLAKSEREEAWREMARQVAHEIKNPLTPMKLSLQYLQKAIAENSANVQQLTSNVAKTLVEQIDYLSKIAADFSQFANINHIKEEVFDLHEVLEPLEHIYSKNPKVAFKWKKIPEAIMVKADRTQMNRLFTNLFVNAIDACEKNPEAVITVEEAMAGGAVVISIADNGSGISDAMKGKIFTPNFTTKSSGTGLGLAMCKGIVEKANGTIWFETEPGVGTTFFVRFPVAGEL
- the mazG gene encoding nucleoside triphosphate pyrophosphohydrolase, with the translated sequence MSQEAFNGLVTIMDELREKCPWDRKQTIRTLRQMTIEETYELGDAILEEDWSAIKEELGDLLLHIVFYSKIAGEQGQFTINEVISGITEKLIKRHPHIYPPEEGMKGLKEVRSEEDVKQNWEALKLKEGKKSVLSGVPRSLPAVVKGMRLQEKARQVGFEWHTADDVWKKVAEETAELEEAVAQQSSEKMEEEFGDLLFALINYARFLKIDAEAALERTNKKFINRFTKMEESAAGQGRQLSEMTLEEMDAIWDRIKTEES
- a CDS encoding alpha/beta hydrolase, producing the protein MKRCLVAGFVLLVSLNVWAAKVDTLEVYSPSMKKPVKTSVILPDGYTKTKKYPVVYLLHGYSGSYAYWPGVKGALDGADLYQMILVCPDGGYGSWYWDSPADPSFRYETFVSHELVDWVDKNYATIATSKGRGIAGLSMGGHGALYLAIKHPDVFGATGSMSGGVDIRPFPNNWDMAKRLGKYKDYPERWEKNTVINMLHLIEPRTLKIIIDCGTEDFFYKVNENLHQELLLRNIPHDYITRPGAHNGAYWQNAIYYQLLFMNRCFTEPDTDKK
- a CDS encoding polysaccharide deacetylase family protein translates to MKQLMEGPAPKEHPAFMRKWNYLLGSLAFLLLLSCNDSKPRAKKLGADLDIPDSVEINLKDPQKEKEPEKKKRIFMTFDDGPNLGTRNLLTILKEENVPATMFLIGLHTKASPEQKLMWEQLQIFPGIELFNHSYSHAWRNRFTGFYKNPDSVISDFNRAQALMMLKEPIARTPGRNAWRIDSISRTDLLKNKSVIDSLQKKGGYVLIGWDLEWQFNHKNSQAVQSPDQLIAQVDHLFASNKTLKPDNLVILAHDQMWRSSADSLKLHEFIRKLKAKTGYELALITEYPGVKEALANQKRF